Proteins from a single region of Cydia pomonella isolate Wapato2018A chromosome 13, ilCydPomo1, whole genome shotgun sequence:
- the LOC133524619 gene encoding partner of Y14 and mago: MAMAAAAYELDADGTKFIPATQRPDGTWRKPRRVRDGYVPQEEVPLYESKGKQFKARQSTGLPVGLTPEIVAEAQKKKSGTIQPIPGMIINVEKKKKKKKKSGAEEAAEKLAKCEITEPTFKSPSPSLSTPGTTDPTKRLKNLRKKLRDIETLEEKVKSGVLKTPDKDQKEKMSKKSSILKEIEVLEKEVSE, encoded by the exons ATGGCTATGGCTGCTGCAGCGTACGAGCTTGATGCGGATG GAACAAAGTTCATTCCTGCAACGCAGCGCCCTGACGGTACATGGAGGAAGCCCCGGCGTGTCCGCGATGGCTACGTGCCCCAGGAGGAGGTACCGCTCTATGAGAGCAAGGGCAAGCAGTTTAAGGCTCGCCAATCCACTGGACTCCCAGTTGGTCTAACCCCGGAAATTGTAGCAGAGGCTCAGAAAAAGAAATCGGGCACCATACAGCCCATACCTGGCATGATTATTAATGttgaaaagaaaaagaagaagaaaaagaaatctG GTGCCGAGGAAGCTGCGGAAAAACTTGCCAAATGCGAAATAACAGAACCCACATTCAAAAGTCCCTCCCCCTCCCTCTCAACCCCTGGGACCACTGATCCAACCAAGCGGCTCAAAAACTTACGAAAGAAACTCAGAGACATAGAAACATTGGAAGAAAAAGTCAAATCTGGCGTCCTCAAGACACCAGATAAGGATCAAAAGgagaaaatgtcaaaaaaatccTCAATCTTAAAAGAAATAGAAGTTTTAGAGAAAGAAGTCAGTGAATGA